One Anopheles marshallii chromosome 3, idAnoMarsDA_429_01, whole genome shotgun sequence genomic region harbors:
- the LOC128714741 gene encoding uncharacterized protein LOC128714741: MTNSTCAAASCSYNRRNVRKLKLDIVFHTFPRDALLRKKWVKFCGRGAEWSPKSNETICSVHFKEEDYQMAMSPLMRSSNSFRRLHLTAFPSILKGTPMPIEKRRQRDEKVRQQLLDELYSKDAQIRDNDHSYDDIYNIDNIKQKQPNPLDKPVYRLQKFPYLCMLCFKDIVEENLFSPFNSYHDDLECTLEQMYEEVTGDPMDQEERASINHLLPDKVCEDCMEALITCYQYQKQLKCLKKFATGMAYLIQGNKKPMQALYGEQDTYLVSLLQSLNICQGSEDKMTLSRLEQEVAMYRLVVPHANLEQDEVEQFIPSIPMVIDEQYDELIEEESVIDMDSISIPSVTIESCRSISPQKLTPARGRPRKGLKGMDPNGYFVCPYPDVCKLWYRDETTLQNHVRSDHKFFKCRSCGAKIKFYDLYKKHVESHAIARALLLCHNQKGSNKESKCSTCQKAFQSEELLRRHETTHSGERNYVCGTCLGVYLTDQEYSKHRCVAHVVKLSSTKNTSAQQSSDETSQA; this comes from the exons ATGACGAACTCTACGTGCGCGGCTGCGAGTTGCTCGTACAACAGAAGAAATGTACGAAAGCTAAAACTCGACATCGTATTCCATACCTTCCCGCGTGATGCGCTACTGAGGAAGAAGTGGGTAAAGTTTTGCGGACGAGGAGCGGAATGGTCCCCAAAATCCAACGAAACCATATGCTCCGTTCATTTCAAAGAGGAAGATTATCAAATGGCCATGTCTCCGTTGATGAGAAGCTCCAACAGTTTCAGACGGCTACATTTAACGG CGTTTCCATCGATTTTGAAAGGAACACCTATGCCGATTGAGAAACGCAGACAAAGGGACGAGAAAGTGCGGCAACAACTTTTGGACGAGTTGTATAGTAAAGACGCTCAGATACGGGATAACGACCATTCGTATGACGACATCTATAATATAGACAACATAAAG CAAAAACAACCGAATCCGTTGGATAAACCCGTCTATCGTCTGCAAAAGTTTCCCTATTTGTGCATGCTCTGCTTCAAAGATATTGTTGAAGAGAATTTGTTCTCACCGTTCAATTCCTACCATGACGATCTGGAATGTACACTCGAGCAGATGTACGAAGAAGTTACTGGGGATCCAATGGACCAAGAG GAGCGTGCCAGTATCAATCATCTGCTGCCGGATAAGGTGTGCGAGGATTGCATGGAAGCACTCATCACATGTTACCAATAccaaaaacaactgaaatgTCTCAAAAAGTTCGCCACAGGGATGGCCTATTTGAtacaaggaaacaaaaaaccaatgcAAGCTCTCTACGGAGAGCAAGACACGTATCTGGTGAGCCTTTTGCAAAGTCTCAACATTTGCCAGGGGTCCGAGGATAAAATGACGTTATCAAGATTGGAGCAAGAAGTGGCAATGTATCGTCTAGTTGTGCCACATGCCAACCTCGAACAGGATGAGGTAGAACAATTCATACCTTCCATTCCGATGGTTATCGATGAACAATATGACGAACTGATTGAGGAAGAATCTGTAATAGATATGGATTCGATATCAATTCCCTCAGTTACCATCGAATCTTGTCGAAGCATATCCCCGCAGAAACTGACCCCAGCACGTGGGCGACCGCGGAAAGGTTTGAAAGGTATGGACCCTAATGGTTACTTTGTGTGCCCCTATCCGGATGTATGTAAGCTATGGTACCGGGATGAAACCACGCTGCAGAATCACGTCCGTAGTGATCATAAATTCTTCAAGTGCCGTAGCTGCGGTGCAAAGATAAAGTTCTACGATTTGTACAAAAAGCACGTCGAGAGTCATGCTATCGCACGCGCTTTACTGCTGTGCCATAATCAAAAGGGATCGAATAAGGAAAGTAAATGCAGTACCTGCCAGAAGGCATTTCAAAG TGAGGAACTACTTCGGCGCCACGAAACGACCCATTCAGGAGAGCGAAACTACGTATGCGGAACGTGTCTCGGTGTGTATCTAACAGATCAGGAGTACAGCAAGCATAGATGTGTGGCGCACGTAGTGAAGCTAAGTTCTACCAAAAATACTTCCGCCCAGCAATCTAGCGATGAAACTTCGCAGGCATAG
- the LOC128714853 gene encoding uncharacterized protein LOC128714853: MPNSKCAAAFCSNKRAEAKKRKLDIIFHAFPSEEALKTKWIQFCKRGANWNPYKTDAICSVHFKKNDYQMANSPRVWSKNLRRLNLNAFPSVMAGSVITISKKQKLDEQTRKKLLRELYHNTTLDEQSTDRDHTYSEGTIEELKDTSLMLQKIVYRLQRFPNVCALCFKAIADEKMFSPFAYYHDELECTIEQKFEEFAGVSLTQEDRANLSHLLPDKVCVDCLEALIIFHQYQRQMECMRKFSTGLAHLLKGNRNPLQDLYEEQGTHLANVLKSLNICHGSEDTITLERLEQEVATYGRVRKYTVFNQVYSVDKFQTDANMQSQEDITQSRPNLRRSPKQESDDNFRSKKWICPYEDICREWFLDEASLQEHVRDGHKCFKCPTCGAKIKFYDLYKKHVNSHAVARALLLSHNNKRPKQKLWNCGNCRKVFRSEEHLKCHEKIHSDSKHFVCRVCLGVFVSKNRFYNHKCIPSSTDLTFSFQDDFQYKLEEDSNSSGSELNTTSPNNSSRNVELLSIEILQ, from the exons ATGCCGAATTCCAAATGTGCAGCAGCATTCTGCAGCAACAAACGTGCAGAggcaaaaaaacggaaactgGACATCATCTTCCATGCCTTTCCATCGGAAGAGGCGTTAAAAACCAAATGGATACAGTTTTGCAAGCGTGGTGCAAATTGGAATCCGTACAAAACCGATGCGATATGCTCGGTCCATTTCAAAAAGAATGACTATCAAATGGCCAACTCTCCGCGGGTGTGGAGTAAAAATCTTAGAAGACTTAACCTAAACG cATTTCCCAGTGTTATGGCTGGATCGGTCATTACCATTTCGAAAAAGCAAAAGCTCGACGAGCAAACTCGTAAAAAGTTATTGAGGGAACTCTATCACAACACGACACTTGACGAGCAGTCCACGGACAGAGATCACACGTACAGCGAAGGGACAATCGAAGAATTGAAA GACACATCGCTAATGTTGCAGAAGATTGTTTACCGGTTGCAAAGGTTTCCCAACGTTTGTGCGTTATGCTTCAAAGCTATCGCTGACGAGAAAATGTTCTCACCATTCGCATATTACCACGACGAGCTGGAGTGTACGATCGAGCAGAAGTTTGAAGAATTTGCTGGAGTTTCATTGACTCAAGAG GATCGTGCGAATCTGAGCCATCTTCTGCCGGATAAAGTATGCGTGGATTGCCTGGAAGCACTGATCATATTTCACCAATACCAACGACAAATGGAATGTATGAGAAAGTTCAGCACAGGACTGGCCCATCTGCTGAAGGGAAACAGAAACCCGTTACAAGATCTATATGAAGAGCAGGGAACACATTTGGCGAATGtgctgaaaagtttgaacaTATGCCATGGATCGGAGGATACGATAACGCTTGAACGGTTGGAACAAGAGGTGGCAACATATGGACGAGTGAGAAAGTACACCGTATTCAATCAGGTTTATTCTGTGGATAAGTTTCAAACGGATGCTAATATGCAGTCACAGGAAGACATAACCCAAAGTCGGCCCAATCTGCGACGTTCACCGAAACAAGAAAGTGACGATAATTTTAGATCTAAGAAATGGATATGTCCATACGAAGACATCTGTAGGGAATGGTTCCTAGATGAAGCTTCTCTACAGGAACACGTTCGAGATGGCCACAAATGTTTCAAGTGCCCTACCTGCGGAGCAAAGATAAAATTTTACGATCTGTATAAAAAGCACGTCAATAGTCACGCTGTAGCAAGGGCTCTGTTGTTGTCGCATAATAACAAGAGACCCAAGCAGAAGCTGTGGAATTGTGGAAATTGTAGGAAAGTTTTCCGAAG CGAGGAGCACCTCAAATGTCACGAAAAGATTCATAGTGACTCGAAGCACTTTGTGTGTCGAGTCTGTCTCGGTGTGTTTGTAAGTAAGAATAGGTTCTATAATCATAAGTGTATTCCATCGTCCAC TGATCTAACTTTCTCTTTCCAGGATGATTTTCAGTATAAATTAGAGGAAGATTCCAATTCTAGTGGAAGCGAATTGAACACCACCTCGCCGAATAACTCATCGAGAAATGTCGAACTGCTCAGTATCGAAATTCTTCAGTAA
- the LOC128715142 gene encoding uncharacterized protein LOC128715142 yields the protein MPFSCCSASFCKNNRYNVTRRGLDITFHTFPSRQYAITNQWIQFAKREENWIPHKHSVLCSAHFRDDDFQMANSPVIKQGKRIRHLNVNAVPTIVNRTAITISKREKLDQVRIQLLEKLYTKMDEDNDKAAGNDHTYSEAKMDRTEKKGPVDGCRKSIFFLQRYPNVCAFCLRIIKDANQFVPVTHYHDALECTIEQKFDEITGDPMDQEDRSDIQHLLPDKACDECVIMIVKFHQYQRQLECIKKFSTGIAHLLYGNEQPLENLYQDQGPYLVSILKRLDTAQGTRINQSLEQLLEEVTSYGNVKRSSSCEQDSADELSLELYSNTESVLDNSDRLDIQATDGVMKSKDVNMSKQLYTCPYIDICNEWFSTNTAIEQHVRDDHKSFSCHVCGFKIAFYDLYKKHVESHSIARALLLSHNKPGSSLAKEGEDCENVYANDKQFNSHRCSKGTSKGKLATPQDILKNSGKRKSETQMVEFEELLDDAKAALNSTAGTTNTSSKSIELLEIEFLNEMQ from the exons ATGCCGTTTTCCTGCTGCTCAGCGtcgttttgcaaaaacaataGATACAATGTGACCAGACGGGGATTAGATATAACCTTTCACACATTTCCCTCTCGTCAGTATGCCATAACAAACCAGTGGATACAGTTTGCGAAGCGCGAAGAAAACTGGATACCCCACAAACATTCGGTGCTGTGTTCGGCCCACTTTAGAGATGACGATTTTCAAATGGCAAATTCTCCCGTAATTAAGCAAGGCAAACGAATACGGCACCTAAATGTGAATG CGGTCCCTACTATCGTCAACCGTACTGCGATTACTATTTCGAAACGAGAAAAGCTTGACCAAGTACGTATACAACTTTTGGAGAAGCTATACACGAAAATGGATGAAGATAATGATAAAGCTGCGGGAAACGATCACACGTACAGTGAGGCGAAGATGGACCGAACGGAAAAGAAA GGTCCTGTGGACGGATGCCGGAAGAGCATCTTTTTCTTGCAACGGTATCCAAACGTGTGTGCATTCTGCCTGAGAATCATAAAAGATGCGAATCAATTCGTGCCAGTCACACACTACCACGATGCACTGGAGTGTACGATCGAGCAGAAATTTGACGAAATAACTGGCGATCCAATGGACCAAGAG GATCGTAGCGACATTCAACATTTGCTGCCGGATAAAGCGTGTGACGAATGTGTGATAATGATAGTAAAATTCCACCAATACCAAAGGCAGCTggaatgcataaaaaaattCAGCACCGGAATCGCACACCTGCTGTATGGCAATGAACAACCGTTGGAAAATCTTTATCAAGATCAGGGGCCATATTTGGTCAGCATACTTAAACGGTTGGATACGGCACAAGGTACGAGAATCAATCAATCGTTGGAGCAGTTACTGGAGGAAGTTACCTCGTATGGGAACGTTAAGCGCAGTTCGTCATGCGAACAGGATTCTGCAGATGAGTTGTCGCTCGAGCTGTACTCAAACACGGAAAGTGTATTAGATAACAGCGACCGGCTTGATATTCAAGCAACTGATGGAGTGATGAAAAGCAAAGATGTGAACATGTCCAAACAGCTGTACACTTGTCCGTATATCGATATATGCAACGAATGGTTTTCGACAAATACTGCAATTGAGCAGCATGTACGCGATGATCATAAAAGCTTCTCCTGTCATGTTTGCGGCTTTAAGATAGCGTTTTACGATCTCTACAAAAAACACGTGGAAAGTCATTCTATCGCGCGTGCGCTACTGCTATCCCATAACAAACCGGGTTCAAGTTTGGCAAAGGAAGGAGAAGATTGCGAAAA TGTGTACGCTAACGATAAACAGTTCAACAGCCATCGATGTTCAAAGGGCACATCAAAAGGAAAACTAGCTACACCTCAAGATATATTGAAAAACAGCGGCAAAAGGAAG TCTGAAACTCAAATGGTAGAATTTGAAGAACTGTTGGATGATGCAAAAGCAGCACTCAATTCAACTGCTGGCACTACAAACACATCTAGCAAGAGTATTGAGTTACTTGAGATCGAATTTCTTAATGAAATGCAGTAA
- the LOC128711119 gene encoding gamma-tubulin complex component 2 homolog: MSTEIVAKKVLAELVKKSGCTYTSENIVTIFHNRDGKYSSKRLATLLAQLFKPIPNGTKYVEMYASANLKESYPALVLVLNRFASDLKTAHAEKTAAAQQQQEQSVQQRSDTAGPAQVSSEPVHKRVSLFESPPLSSTRIAPEPVTPENVQEIKEKLVQATSGAAINRLSSSTSLPPGSIITTHHHNYPSLSRPCFEFSHRKPPIVAWNFNYEELYPLQSKANVAAIPVASQEPIVLKEVLNCLIGVKGTLIMPKKSTSTVDPDGSLPVEFQLSNQLTDSCRDMVVEVLPLAANYSCVQSFIEGSSILEGGVVLHALRSVLKTIMTDYYLSIAQLDDLRCRRGLSMQRLIQFLKPVFPTMEELAATVSEIRRNNSRGGQVLSLLHDRITAKSGTNHAQKVLVHLIESAAVPFMEMLQLWIYRGVINDPQQEFFIDHSSMELTENELVDYWEKQYTIRNEKVPCFLSKYADIILRTGKYLNVVRVCGGADFQPGHTNGTDDVNSSATKNKGSVTPGKQLEYKHFDQSYIDVIEEAYNFASSSLLNLIMNKYDLMGRLLSVKRYFLLHQGDFITEFMDAVEEDLRKNVDTLHPIRLANLLDVALGLSSAKHDVYNEDLKTMLLPYGIVTQISKIVNNEDAFVDTLSDTSQLKGIECFTFTYKAKWPVSIVLNLWTISKYQMIFRQLFYLKYVERILCRVWIANNQTRQFAPNPAKLYRSAFTLRQKMLIAIQSFESYMMIEVIEPNWHIFYQNMKQVKNIDDVLNYHQDFLDQCLKNCMLTVPDLLKPIINLCNICIKFCDFLAESQRHFVDAELTCMLATGDDCSLSSESDYEQSATTMAPTESFSERVEQFRHDFTDQLMMLLRKIADVATLSTSERFINLIYRINFNSYYSETNEN; encoded by the exons ATGTCTACAGAAATCGTCGCAAAGAAAGTGCTTGCCGAACTAGTCAAAAAATCTGG TTGCACCTACACGTCCGAAAATATAGTGACCATATTTCATAACCGCGATGGCAAATACAGCAGCAAGCGACTGGCGACACTCTTGGCACAACTGTTCAAACCCATTCCCAACGGGACCAAGTACGTGGAGATGTATGCATCTGCTAATTT GAAAGAATCATATCCCGCGCTGGTATTGGTGCTAAATCGCTTTGCAAGCGATTTAAAAACAGCACATGCTGAAAAGACGGCCGctgcacagcaacagcaagaacAGTCGGTACAGCAACGGTCCGATACGGCAGGGCCGGCACAGGTTAGCTCAGAACCGGTCCACAAGCGTGTGTCGCTGTTCGAAAGTCCTCCCCTATCCTCGACCCGCATCGCACCCGAACCGGTAACGCCAGAAAATGTGCAGGAAATTAAGGAAAAGCTCGTACAGGCTACATCGGGTGCCGCCATCAATCGTTTATCATCCTCGACGTCGCTTCCGCCAGGCAGCATCATtaccacccatcaccataACTATCCTTCACTCAGTCGACCGTGCTTCGAATTTTCGCACCGGAAGCCCCCCATTGTGGCGTGGAATTTCAACTACGAGGAGTTGTATCCTTTGCAGAGCAAAGCGAACGTGGCAGCCATTCCGGTCGCATCGCAAGAACCGATCGTGCTGAAGGAAGTGCTGAACTGTTTGATCGGCGTGAAAGGTACGCTTATTATGCCGAAGAAAAGTACCTCCACGGTTGATCCGGACGGTTCGCTACCGGTGGAGTTTCAGCTCTCGAACCAGCTTACCGACTCGTGCCGTGATATGGTCGTGGAAGTGTTGCCCCTGGCAGCTAACTACTCCTGCGTGCAGTCGTTCATCGAAGGTTCGAGCATTCTTGAGGGTGGTGTAGTATTGCACgcgcttcgctcggtgctgaaAACGATCATGACGGATTACTATCTCTCGATCGCACAGCTGGACGATCTGCGCTGTCGCCGCGGGCTCAGCATGCAACGGTTGATTCAGTTCCTGAAGCCCGTCTTTCCTACGATGGAAGAGTTGGCGGCAACGGTGTCGGAAATTCGGCGCAACAATAGCCGGGGCGGACAGGTACTTTCACTGCTGCACGATCGAATTACGGCCAAGAGTGGAACGAACCATGCGCAGAAGGTGCTCGTGCATTTGATCGAATCGGCCGCCGTTCCATTCATGGAAATGTTGCAGCTGTGGATCTATCGCGGTGTCATAAATGATCCACAACAAGAGTTCTTCATAGACCACAGCTCGATGGAGTTGACCGAGAACGAGCTGGTCGATTACTGGGAGAAGCAGTACACTATTCGCAACGAAAAGGTACCATGCTTTTTGTCCAAGTATGCGGACATCATTCTTCGCACCGGGAAGTACCTGAATGTGGTGCGCGTCTGTGGTGGTGCGGATTTTCAACCCGGCCATACCAACGGCACCGATGACGTTAATTCCTCGGCCACCAAGAACAAGGGCTCGGTTACGCCGGGCAAGCAGCTGGAGTACAAACATTTCGATCAGTCGTACATCGACGTGATTGAGGAAGCGTACAACTTTGCCTCCTCGTCGCTGTTGAATCTCATCATGAACAAGTACGATCTGATGGGCCGGTTGCTGTCGGTTAAACGCTACTTTCTGCTACATCAGGGTGATTTTATCACCGAGTTTATGGACGCAGTTGAGGAAGACTTGCGCAAAAACGTTGACACGCTGCATCCGATCCGGCTGGCCAATTTGCTCGATGTAGCGCTGGGGCTTTCCTCGGCCAAACATGACGTGTACAATGAGGATCTGAAAACGATGCTACTGCCGTACGGTATTGTGACGCAGATTTCGAAAATTGTCAACAATGAAGATGCGTTTGTGGACACGCTGAGCGACACGTCCCAGTTGAAGGGTATCGAGTGCTTTACCTTCACGTACAAGGCCAAGTGGCCGGTTTCGATCGTGCTAAACCTGTGGACTATTTCAAAGTACCAAATGATCTTCCGGCAACTGTTCTATCTGAAGTACGTCGAGCGCATCCTGTGCCGGGTGTGGATCGCGAACAATCAGACGCGCCAGTTCGCACCGAACCCGGCCAAACTGTATCGGTCGGCGTTTACGCTGCGCCAGAAGATGTTAATCGCGATCCAGAGCTTCGAGTCGTACATGATGATCGAGGTGATCGAGCCCAATTGGCACATTTTCTATCAGAACATGAAGCAG GTTAAAAATATTGATGACGTGTTGAACTATCATCAGGATTTTCTAGACCAGTGTCTGAAGAACTGTATGCTGACTGTGCCAGATTTACTAAAACCGATCATTAATCTATGCAATATATGCATCAAATTTTGCGACTTCCTAGCG GAATCACAGCGCCATTTTGTCGATGCAGAACTAACATGCATGCTCGCAACAGGCGATGATTGCTCGCTATCTTCCGAGTCCGATTACGAACAG AGCGCAACTACAATGGCCCCAACGGAATCGTTCTCGGAGCGGGTGGAACAATTTCGTCACGATTTCACTGACCAATTGATGATGTTGCTTCGAAAAATCGCCGATGTCGCCACGCTAAGCACATCGGAACGTTTTATCAATCTCATATACAG AATCAACTTCAACTCGTACTAtagcgaaacgaacgaaaactgA